A region of Panicum virgatum strain AP13 chromosome 8N, P.virgatum_v5, whole genome shotgun sequence DNA encodes the following proteins:
- the LOC120684528 gene encoding protein TORNADO 2-like — translation MALNYLAVAAINFVAALLSLPVIAAGIWLSTQPDNACVQILQWPVIALGVAVLAVGLAGFAGAFWRLPWLLLAYLAAMLALVIALACLAAFVFAVTASSSGRPAPSRAFLEYDLDDYSGWLRARLDAPGRWDRVKACLAATPTCSDLNQTAPATAQGFFTAAWLSPLQSGCCKPPTRCGYTFVTPTYWISPVSPDADPDCAAWSNEQEKYCYSCASCKAGLLQNLRREWRRADLILAVDAVALLSVYAMGCYAFRTAKTDELFRRYRQGYT, via the coding sequence ATGGCTCTCAACTACTTGGCCGTGGCCGCCATCAACTTCGTCGCCGCGCTGCTCTCCCTCCCCGTCATCGCCGCCGGCATCTGGCTGTCCACGCAGCCCGACAACGCCTGCGTCCAGATCCTCCAGTGGCCGGTCATCGCCCTCGGCGTCGCGGTCCTCGCGGTCGGCCTCGCCGGCTTCGCGGGGGCGTTCTGGCGCCTCCCCTGGCTCCTCCTCGCATACCTCGCCGCCATGCTCGCCCTCGTCATCGCGCTCGCCTGCCTCGCCGCCTTCGTCTTCGCGgtcaccgcctcctcctcgggccgcccggcccccagCCGGGCCTTCCTCGAGTACGACCTCGACGACTACTCCGGCTGGCTGCGCGCCCGCCTGGACGCGCCGGGCCGCTGGGACCGGGTCAAGGCCTGCCTGGCCGCCACGCCCACCTGCTCCGACCTCAACCAGACTGCCCCCGCCACGGCGCAGGGCTTCTTCACGGCCGCCTGGCTCAGCCCTCTGCAGTCGGGCTGCTGCAAGCCTCCCACCAGGTGCGGCTACACCTTCGTCACCCCGACCTACTGGATCAGCCCCGTCAGCCCCGACGCCGACCCCGACTGCGCCGCCTGGAGCAACGAGCAGGAGAAGTACTGCTACTCGTGCGCCTCTTGCAAGGCCGGCCTGCTCCAGAATCTCCGCAGGGAGTGGCGCCGCGCCGACCTCATCCTCGCCGTCGATGCCGTGGCGCTTCTCTCTGTCTACGCCATGGGCTGCTACGCCTTCCGCACCGCCAAGACCGATGAGCTCTTTCGCCGCTACAGGCAGGGCTACACATAG